A segment of the Terribacillus aidingensis genome:
GATTGCCCCTATGTGTTATAGCTTGTTATAGTGTGCTGTTAGTATAACATGTTTCTTATATACTAGGTGATAGACGAACAAGAGGGCAGGTGGACGACATGACAGAAAAACATTATCTAGCCGCAAATAAAAGATTCAAGCAAGGTGAATATGGAAGCAATCCATTGTGGGTCCTTGCGGAAGAAATAGATGAAGCTGAGTTGGAAAATGCCTATTTCAGACAGGTACATGAGTGCATGGGGCAGAAATACTGGCTTATTTATAAGACGAAAGAGGATTGTCTTGGTATAACGATAGAACGTCGAAAGGAACTTATCCTACCGCATGTTACCAATAAGTTTGTGTATGAATTGGAATGTGCTGACGAAAGGCTTTCTTATGAAGCTCTTTTCCGCTTTGTGGATGAGCAACTCGGTTATGGAGAGAAGGTAGAGCTATATACTTGCTGGGATGGGGAAGAAGATGCTGACCGTCTTACAGTTTTTGATACTGTGATTAATTTGACTGCTGGTCTATATATTTCCGGTGGAGCGTCTTTTGCGATACGCAAAGAAAATCAGATAGCTGATCTGGCTCGGAAATTCAGATGGTATGATCGGCAGTATGTTGTGATACAACGTTGATAGAGAATTACTTTTTTTATTAAGAATTGTGTTCATTGGACTTAATAAATGCGCAGATAATGTTTCTATGGCCTGAGCTTCATCTGTACCATCTGCTGTCACTTAAAAGATTTATGTTATATATACTTAAAAAAGAGAAAGAGCATCAGCCTTTCTCTCTTTCGCATTCACTTCTTTAGAGCTGAACTAGGAAGGGCATCTATGATCATTGACGCGACGGCTAGGGAGACTCTTGCAAGTCACTGGAAAGCGTGTGTGTGGAGATACAAGAACAATCGCGATGGATTTTTGGGCAAGTCTTGAACACAAAATATACTATAAATATGAGAAAGATATACCCAACCGGCTGGCAAGCGAATTAAAAGCAGCCGCTGATTCTGCGTCCGCATTGGATGATAAGATGGAGAAAATCCATAATGAAGTGAAAGAGCTTAAGAATGAAAGCTTAAGCGAACAATTAGATGAAGTTCTCGATTTAAGCAGTTTGACTGCAACCCGGGACAAGATTATGCAGGGAATACTGCAGCAGCTAATAGATAAGCCAAAGAAACTAAACTAATTGCACAGGTAAGAAAAAGGTCCGTTCATGTAATGATGAATGGATCTTTTCTTTACTTGTATTAAAATGATTAACTATTTCCGAGAGGTTTTCTGCATGTACCTAAAGTAGTGCCTTGATGACCCAATTCCCTCTTTACATTAACAATGGGGGAACCATTGTAGATGGCGTTTAAGGTGACAGTTATATTATCCATTTCTTCCTGTTGTATTGTGTTTCCTGACAACAGATTTTCAAACCATGATTGAATTTTAATAGGAGCTATGTTGCCGGCAATAGAGGATAGACGCGTAAAGCCATATTGTATCTTTTGCAAAAGATCCCGCTCTCCTCCAGCGTAAATATAAAACGTTTTTTCTGATAGGTTATGCAATATATCGGAAGCTTTGTTTGGATTGCCCGCTTCTTTTAAGCCAATCACTGATTCTAATCGTGCAAGTTCAAGTACACTTTCAATGGATAAATCAAAGCCTGTACGAGCGGGGTTATTGTACAAGATTACTGGTTTCTCGGCCAAAGAAATAATACTTTTCGAATACGTTAGCGCTTCGTGCTGAGTAGGTAAGAGGTAGGGAGGATAGCCTAAAAGAATGGCAGCAATATTGGTTTTACTGATTTCTTTAGCCAGTACTTCAGCTTCAGACTGTCTGATGGATGAAATACCGAAGATAATTTCCATTTTATGAATGAGTACTTCTTCGTTTTCTAACGCTGTTAAAAGCTCGATTTTTTCATTCAGACTAAGGCTATGCTGCTCACCAGTAGAGCCGCAAACTAGTACAGATCGTATACCTTGATCATATAGTCGTCTTATGTGATTAAGGGTATTTTTTGTGTCTAGTGTTTCGTCGTCTTGAAATGCAGTAGGTACAGCGATATGATAGTTTTCCTTCAACATGGGCTTAACTCCTCCTGATAAATTATAAGGATCTGCTGCTCCACCATAACCTAGTTTATCAAGATTTGTATAGAAGATAATTGGGCAGAAAAAATTTCATCATTTTGAAAGCGTTTACATAAACTGCTGTAAATCCGCTGAGGAGGTACAGTCATGAGTAAAGTGAATCAGTTCCTGGAGGAGAAAGTAATGCCAGTTGCTGCGAAGGTAGCGCAGCAGCGACACTTGAATGCACTCCGTGATGGACTTATTTTATCAATGCCTCTTATCATCATCGGTTCTTTCTTTTTAATTCTTGCCAATTTCCCGATACAACCGTATATGGATTTCCTAGCTGAACGGCCGCAGCTCAAGGAGGGCTTATTGTACCCATATCGCGGCACGTTTGAATTGATGACTTTGATTGCCGTTTTTGGGATCGGCTATCGTTTGGCTGAGTCATATAAAGTGGACCCTCTTGCGGCTGGTGCTGTATCTTTATCAGCATATTTCGTCGGCACACCATATGTAACGTATATAATAGGCAAGACACCAGAAGGTGTGGATATTACCGAGACAGCTTATCAGACAGCGATGTTCACAAGTAAAGGACTATTCGTGGGGATGCTGATTGCGCTGCTTTGTACAGAAATTTATCGATTCATTGTACAGCGCAATTTGGTCATCAAGCTGCCAGACGGAGTACCGCCGGCAGTCGCTCGCTCTTTTACCGCTTTGATACCAGGCTTTTTTGCGATCATTGCTATCTGGGTCATCCGCTTACTCGTGGAAAACGTCGGTTCCTTCGGCAGTATCCACAACGTCATTACTGTGCTGCTTCAAAAACCGCTCACATCCATCGGAACGAGTCTTGCTGGTACACTAATTATTTTCTTATTGATCACATTGCTTTGGAGTACTGGTTTACATGGAGCGACAATTGTCGGGGCAGTAACAGGGCCAATTTGGCTGACGTTGACAGCAGAGAACGCCAAATCCTTCGAGCTTGGCGAACCTGTTCAGCATATCGTCACGAACGAAATCAATGATATTGTCTTTATCGGAGGTTCTGGAACAACCCTGGGCCTTGTGCTGGCAATGCTATTGTTCGCGAAAAGTCAGCAGATGAAGCAGCTTGGCAGACTAAGTATAGGACCTGGTATATTCAATATCAATGAACCGGTACTATTCGGGATGCCTATCGTCATGAACCCGCTCCTGATTGTACCCTTTATATTAACACCTCTCATCTCGGTACTGATTACGTATTTGGCTATGGACTGGGGAATCGTTGCAAAGCCAATCGGAATCGTACCTCCGTGGACAATGCCGCCTATATTACAAGGCTATTTGATTACGGGCAGCATATCCGGGGCAATTCTGCAGATTGTCATTCTTATTCTATCATTCCTTATTTATTACCCATTTTTCCGACTGTGGGATAAACAAAAAGCAGCGGAAGAAAGAGCAGGAGGAGAAGAGCAGTAACTGCTCTTCTTGTTACATAGAAAACCTTAAATCTGAAGAAGGTGTGAAAAGATAAGGATCGTGGAATGGTAACTTAGGGAATCTTTCAA
Coding sequences within it:
- the celB gene encoding PTS cellobiose transporter subunit IIC, encoding MSKVNQFLEEKVMPVAAKVAQQRHLNALRDGLILSMPLIIIGSFFLILANFPIQPYMDFLAERPQLKEGLLYPYRGTFELMTLIAVFGIGYRLAESYKVDPLAAGAVSLSAYFVGTPYVTYIIGKTPEGVDITETAYQTAMFTSKGLFVGMLIALLCTEIYRFIVQRNLVIKLPDGVPPAVARSFTALIPGFFAIIAIWVIRLLVENVGSFGSIHNVITVLLQKPLTSIGTSLAGTLIIFLLITLLWSTGLHGATIVGAVTGPIWLTLTAENAKSFELGEPVQHIVTNEINDIVFIGGSGTTLGLVLAMLLFAKSQQMKQLGRLSIGPGIFNINEPVLFGMPIVMNPLLIVPFILTPLISVLITYLAMDWGIVAKPIGIVPPWTMPPILQGYLITGSISGAILQIVILILSFLIYYPFFRLWDKQKAAEERAGGEEQ
- a CDS encoding dihydrodipicolinate synthase family protein → MLKENYHIAVPTAFQDDETLDTKNTLNHIRRLYDQGIRSVLVCGSTGEQHSLSLNEKIELLTALENEEVLIHKMEIIFGISSIRQSEAEVLAKEISKTNIAAILLGYPPYLLPTQHEALTYSKSIISLAEKPVILYNNPARTGFDLSIESVLELARLESVIGLKEAGNPNKASDILHNLSEKTFYIYAGGERDLLQKIQYGFTRLSSIAGNIAPIKIQSWFENLLSGNTIQQEEMDNITVTLNAIYNGSPIVNVKRELGHQGTTLGTCRKPLGNS